DNA from Jeotgalibacillus haloalkalitolerans:
GAAGAAATCTATCAGCATATCCAAAACGGGACATCTAAAAAAGGCGATGTACTCGCAGTTGCGCAGGTGGCTGGTATTATGGCTGCCAAACAGACGTCAACCATCATCCCTATGTGCCACCCGCTTTCTTTAAGCGGAATCGATCTGGCTTTTGAATGGGATCTTGATTCCCGCTATGAACTGAAAATTTCAGCTTCAGTAAAGACAAAAGGCAGTACAGGCGTTGAGATGGAAGCACTCACCGCTGCTTCAGTGAGTGCTTTGACGATCTATGATATGTGTAAGGCATCTGACAAGGGAATGGTCATCGGACCAACCTTCCTCGCTGAAAAGACCGGCGGGAAAAATGGTGACTATCTGCGGGACAGAAGCCCGGAGATGAAGCTTTAACGCAGCCTGCCAATCGCAATAAAGATCAGACTGACTGTCAGAATCAAAGCAGCGCCGCCGGTAAAAGGCAGGCCTGCTTTTTCACTGACAAACCCTGCTAAGCTTGAGCCTGCTACAACACCGGCTGAGAAGAAGGAATAAAAAATCCCAAACGCTTTCCCTCTCGTTGCTTTATTAGACATGTCCGTCACCATTTGATTCATTGACGGGAAGATCAAAGCAAATCCAATGCCGTAAACAAACATCAGCACAGGAATGATCACAGGTAATGTGATCCACTGAATCAGTCCAAGTATCAGACCGATCGTAATCAGCCCTGTTGCAGTCAGTTTTTCAGATGTGAATCTATCGTATATTTTATTCAGTCTCGTAACGAAAATAATGACGGCTGTTATACCGAATATACTTAACCAGATCCCCGCAGAGGCCTGCGTCAGCCCGAGATCCTCCGCTTTTAAAGGCAGTGCGAATGCAAGTGTACCGTTACTGACCATCAGAGCAAACGCTGCTAGCGATGCCTGCTGAAGCTTTTTGTCTTTTAACAGTTCCAGAATCGGTGCGCCTGTAACCACTCTTCTCTCTCTTTCCCTGAATGACTCAGATACATACCTGATCGTAAGCCAGATACAGATGGCAAAAAGAACGGCCACTGAATAGAACACAGCATCTGTTAAACCATTCGCTGCAAGTATGCCACCGGCTGCCGGCCCTAAAATCGCTGCACTCCCGATCCCGGCACCAATGTAGGCCATCGGTTTCGTGCTTCTTTTCGCAGCATAGTCACCTGCAATCGCAAATACACACGGGATCAACAGACCGCTGACTACACCATGAACCGCTCTGACCACCAGCAGCTGACCTGCATCCTGCGCAAGCGGATAAAATAAAAGAACCGCGGCAGACAGCACTGTTCCGATTACCAGAATCGGTTTTCTGCCATATCGGTCCACTGCATAACCGCCTGCTATATTCCCAACGACATTCAGTGCTGAATAAACCGCAATAATCAGGCCGGCCATGGTTTCAGTCGCACCCAGGCTGATCGCGTAAGGTGTCATCACCGGAAGCTGAATGAATGTATCAATAAATGTCACGATAATGATGAAGTAAATGATCTTGGTCATGGTCATATCTTCTTTCTTCTTATACTGTGAGTTAATCTTACCATTCCCTTAATTAATTTGTGAAAACACTGTACTTTCCGGTTATTTAAAAAGCGGATTCCCTTTTGCTTCATTAGGGAATCCGCCTTTTTCAGTTAAATACCTTATGATAGACTTTCTTAGCTTCTCCCTTGTCACTGGTACCGTGTATCAGTACTCTTCCATCTTTAAAAATGACCATTCTGTATGGATCAAATGTGATGCTGATCAAAAATTGATTGTATTGCACAGGCAGCCCCTGGGTTGAAAAGATTGTATGTAAATCCCCAAGATCTACACTCTTTTTTTCAGCGGGTCTGATCTGTACTGTATCCCGTCCACATAAAACAGCTGTTTTCATTGCTGTTTCCATTGATAGATATGGATAAGTCGGCTTTTCTCCACATGATGGACAATCCGTTTTCTTCAGTCTCGAGACACCAACTGCCTGGTAATCGTTCTGCCACACATCAAATGTAACGAGCTTTCCGCTGAGTGCTTCAGTATTTCCCGTCAGGATTTTCAGTGCATCTGCTGTCTGGTGAGCAGTCACCATCATCACCGCCGGACTGATAATACCTGCCGTATCACATGTTTGTCCTGTTGGAGGTGTCGTTTCCCACAGACAGTTAAAGCACGGTGTGACACCCGGGACAACTGTAAAACTCATACCCGTGCTGCCGACACATGCACCATAAATCCATGGGAGTTTTAATTTCTGCGCCACATCATTAATGACAAATCTTGTTTCAAAGTTATCAGTCGCATCTATGATTAAGTGGCTCTTTTCAGCATACTTCAGCAAATCTTCATAGGTGATATCCGCAACAACTGCCTCAATCTCAACGTAGCTGTTAACCTGCTCCAATCTATATTTAGCCGCTATTGCTTTTGGCATTTTTCTGCGTGCATCCTGTTCACTATATAAAGATTGGCGCTGAAGGTTGCTCCATTCAACATAATCTCTATCGATAATCGTGATTTTTCCTACTCCTGCTCTTACCAGTGCTTCAGAGGCACCTGTTCCGAGCGCACCAGCGCCGATAATGAGTACATGCTTCCGGCTGAGTTCTTCCTGTCCGGTAGACCCGATCGGCTTGAAAAGCTCCTGTCGTGAGTATCGGTCCTGCTGCAACTGATCCGCCCCCTTCATTTAAAATAGTTTTTTACTAAGATAGCAGTTATTACATGTCGCGACAAGGTTACAGCTTAATAATTCATACAATTCTTATTTTTAAGGATGTTTAAAAGAATGTGACCCGGGAAACCACCTACTAGAAAAGCAAGTAAATTTTTACAGGAGGTTTTATCATGGATATTGAAAACAAAGTAGAACAGGAAGCACGTCATACGGAACCTGAAAAGAAAGAAGAAATTCTTCAAAGCTTTGACCGCTTCAAGGATTACTTAGGCGATCAGGTATCTAAAGGTGAAAAACTGGGCCTCGGTGAAGAAGCACTTGCGAAAGGTGCTGAAAGAGTCGGAGATTACCTGGCTAAAAATGAAGAGCCTCGTAACCGTGAAGAAAAGCTTCTCCAGGAACTCTGGAAGCTTGGCGATAAAGAACAGCGTCACCAGCTGGCGCACCTGCTTGTCAGACTTGCACAATCAACGAACTGATATAGACGAGAGCCTCCGCCTGGTTGCGGAGGCTTTTGTATGTCCGGGGCCGGTGTTGAATAATGCGGCTGGGTGATTCAATTAAATGGAGTGCCCCACTGGAGCTAAACCTCTTACCCCTGCGCATGATACAAATACGATCCCGATAAAACACCTGCCACACCCCTCCACCCCTATCCGAAAAATATGACTTTGTAAATTTAATGTTAAGATCCACATTCATCCCTTCACAACTTTGCAAACCCCTGTTAAGATGCTAATATCGATTTTCGATATCGAATTACGATTTCAATAAAGGGGACATGCGTATGGATGATAAAATACTGCGAAAACTGTTTCTCGGCTTTATTCAGATCCACATTCTGCATCATGCACTTGAGCATCCGATCTACGGAGCCTGGATGACTGAAGAGCTGCGTGAGCACGGCTATGAAATCAGCGCCGGTACACTCTATCCTATTCTTCACTCAATGGAAGCAGACGGCCTTTTGTTAAAAGAAGAACGAAAAGTCGACGGTCATATCAGAAAATACTATACGGCCACTGTCCGTGGTGAAGAAGTGTTAAAAGAAGCACGCAGCAAAGCGTATGAACTGTTTAAGGAAATCAAGGATTAAGAAGGGAGATTCATATGAAAAGACAAGGATCATTACTTGAAATTTTACTTGTGTCACTCCGTCTCGGATTAACTTCTTTCGGCGGGCCAATCGCCCACCTCGGTTATTTCAGAGATGAATATATTCAGAGAAGAAAATGGATGACTGATAAAACGTATGCTGACCTGGTTGCACTCAGTCAGTTCTTACCCGGACCTGCGAGTTCTCAGGTCGGAATCGGAATTGGGGTTATGCGGGGCGGCCTGCTCGGGGGTCT
Protein-coding regions in this window:
- a CDS encoding ThiF family adenylyltransferase; amino-acid sequence: MQQDRYSRQELFKPIGSTGQEELSRKHVLIIGAGALGTGASEALVRAGVGKITIIDRDYVEWSNLQRQSLYSEQDARRKMPKAIAAKYRLEQVNSYVEIEAVVADITYEDLLKYAEKSHLIIDATDNFETRFVINDVAQKLKLPWIYGACVGSTGMSFTVVPGVTPCFNCLWETTPPTGQTCDTAGIISPAVMMVTAHQTADALKILTGNTEALSGKLVTFDVWQNDYQAVGVSRLKKTDCPSCGEKPTYPYLSMETAMKTAVLCGRDTVQIRPAEKKSVDLGDLHTIFSTQGLPVQYNQFLISITFDPYRMVIFKDGRVLIHGTSDKGEAKKVYHKVFN
- a CDS encoding MFS transporter translates to MTKIIYFIIIVTFIDTFIQLPVMTPYAISLGATETMAGLIIAVYSALNVVGNIAGGYAVDRYGRKPILVIGTVLSAAVLLFYPLAQDAGQLLVVRAVHGVVSGLLIPCVFAIAGDYAAKRSTKPMAYIGAGIGSAAILGPAAGGILAANGLTDAVFYSVAVLFAICIWLTIRYVSESFRERERRVVTGAPILELLKDKKLQQASLAAFALMVSNGTLAFALPLKAEDLGLTQASAGIWLSIFGITAVIIFVTRLNKIYDRFTSEKLTATGLITIGLILGLIQWITLPVIIPVLMFVYGIGFALIFPSMNQMVTDMSNKATRGKAFGIFYSFFSAGVVAGSSLAGFVSEKAGLPFTGGAALILTVSLIFIAIGRLR
- the moaC gene encoding cyclic pyranopterin monophosphate synthase MoaC, with protein sequence MSDLTHFNEQGRARMVDISDKHETVRIAVAHSSIVVNEEIYQHIQNGTSKKGDVLAVAQVAGIMAAKQTSTIIPMCHPLSLSGIDLAFEWDLDSRYELKISASVKTKGSTGVEMEALTAASVSALTIYDMCKASDKGMVIGPTFLAEKTGGKNGDYLRDRSPEMKL
- a CDS encoding DUF3243 domain-containing protein — its product is MDIENKVEQEARHTEPEKKEEILQSFDRFKDYLGDQVSKGEKLGLGEEALAKGAERVGDYLAKNEEPRNREEKLLQELWKLGDKEQRHQLAHLLVRLAQSTN
- a CDS encoding PadR family transcriptional regulator, producing MDDKILRKLFLGFIQIHILHHALEHPIYGAWMTEELREHGYEISAGTLYPILHSMEADGLLLKEERKVDGHIRKYYTATVRGEEVLKEARSKAYELFKEIKD